A genomic region of Dehalococcoidales bacterium contains the following coding sequences:
- a CDS encoding SLC13 family permease, with translation MVSLVVLVVVFVLIAVRQIGRFRLQIWHIMSAGAVAVLAAGQISATEAITSINIDVMLFLLGMFIVGQALEESGYLAHISSRFFGNARSLDALVLLVLFGMGFLSAILMNDTLAIVGTPVVVMLSKKTNTAPRILLLALAFAVTIGSVMSPIGNPQNLLVASQGGLANPFVTFLSWLAVPTVINLLIVYVVLRLFFWRHFANRMLDRQVELIREEKLARLCQFSLLIIIIMVGLKVLAVFIMPEFDFRLTYIAIAACLPIVLLYKRRLGVVSRIDWSTLVFFATMFILMESVWASGVFQETLILANVDISQPPAVMGISVILSQLISNVPLVALYLPMLIEQGAGTASMMALAAGSTIAGNFTILGAASNVIIIQNAERRCGQTLGFWEFVRVGIPLTLSNILVYWLFISIH, from the coding sequence ATGGTTTCATTAGTAGTTCTTGTGGTCGTATTCGTCCTGATCGCTGTTCGGCAAATCGGCCGCTTCCGTTTGCAAATATGGCATATTATGTCGGCTGGAGCCGTTGCAGTACTCGCTGCCGGACAGATCTCCGCAACCGAAGCTATTACTTCTATCAATATAGATGTGATGCTTTTCCTGCTGGGAATGTTTATTGTAGGCCAAGCTCTCGAAGAAAGTGGTTATCTTGCCCATATATCTTCCCGGTTTTTCGGTAACGCCCGCTCACTGGATGCCCTGGTATTGCTGGTGTTGTTTGGGATGGGCTTTCTATCGGCAATACTGATGAATGATACCCTGGCAATAGTGGGCACTCCAGTGGTGGTGATGTTATCTAAGAAAACAAATACTGCCCCCAGAATACTTCTGTTGGCACTCGCTTTTGCAGTTACTATTGGTAGTGTAATGAGCCCAATAGGCAACCCGCAAAATTTATTGGTTGCCAGCCAGGGAGGACTTGCAAATCCGTTTGTTACCTTTTTATCCTGGTTGGCGGTACCGACTGTAATCAACCTGCTGATTGTCTACGTTGTTTTAAGATTATTTTTCTGGCGCCATTTTGCTAATCGTATGCTAGATCGTCAGGTGGAACTTATCAGGGAGGAAAAACTTGCTCGTTTATGTCAGTTCTCCCTCTTGATAATTATTATCATGGTTGGTTTAAAAGTGCTGGCAGTGTTCATCATGCCTGAGTTCGACTTTAGGTTAACCTATATTGCTATAGCTGCCTGCCTGCCAATTGTGTTGCTATACAAACGCCGGTTGGGAGTAGTAAGTCGAATAGACTGGTCAACCCTGGTGTTCTTTGCTACCATGTTTATCTTGATGGAGAGTGTATGGGCGAGTGGTGTATTTCAGGAAACTTTGATTCTTGCGAATGTCGATATCAGTCAGCCTCCAGCGGTTATGGGTATCAGTGTTATTCTCAGTCAGCTAATATCTAATGTTCCCCTGGTTGCGCTTTATTTACCAATGCTGATTGAACAGGGCGCCGGCACTGCTTCTATGATGGCACTGGCGGCAGGTTCAACAATAGCGGGCAATTTTACTATCCTGGGGGCTGCTTCCAACGTAATTATTATTCAGAATGCTGAAAGGAGATGTGGCCAGACTCTTGGCTTTTGGGAGTTTGTCCGTGTCGGGATTCCGTTAACGCTATCAAATATTCTGGTCTACTGGTTGTTTATAAGTATACATTAA